Genomic window (Helicobacter sp. MIT 21-1697):
ATTGTTAAGTGATTTTTTTGAACAAATGCTTGCTTTATGCAAAGACTGCATTCCTTTAACTCACCCCACTATCACGCAAAGTGGAAATTATTTGCTTTTTGAGGGTTGTGAGGGATTTGGTGAAGATGTGGAGACTTATCATTATAAGATTCTCATAGCAGGACATTCTCTTAATGCCTCCGATGCAGGGATTATTCTCAAAGCCCAAGAAATATTGCATTCTCTCAAAAGACACGCTTTTAGGAATGGCACACTTAAAGTGCGTCATCTCACCCTTTCACAAATAAATGAGGGGTTGTTTGTCTATGAGATGAAGATTGAACTCAAAGTAAGGAGGTAGTATGAGATTTTATATTATTTGTGGGCTGCTCTTTGGTGTTTTTGGCGCACTTTTATTGTGGCAAAGCAGTGTTATTGACACAAAGGTGCAAAATGAATTGCTCAAAAACCATATTTCACACCAAAATCAAGCCATTAAAGAGCAAGCCTTGCAAAAAAGTGAGATTGAAGCTTATAACAAGCAAAGTGAGCGTGTGATGAGCGATTTTCTAGCAACATATTATACCGCAGGGCAGCAGGATAAAAGTGAGCTCACACATCTTAATGATGAGAATCTTGGAGATACACTCAAAGAATTACAGGAGGTGGAATATGCGCTTAAAGTGTTTTATGCCTCTTCTCCTTAGTGCTTTGCTTTTAAGCGGGTGCTCAAGGGTGGTGTATGAAGAAGTGCTTATCCCCACAAAATGCGATGTAGCAAAAAGAGAGCGACCAGTCAAAAGTGGTAAAGTCAGTAACGATGTGAAAGCGATTTTTGCTTATACACAGGCTTTAGAGCGAGATTTAAAAATGTGCAGAGGAAAATAAATGAAAACACTCTTACAACTCAAGCGATTTTGGTTTTATTTTAGGTGGTTTTTGATTGGGAAGTATCACTGCGATATTTCACCCGCTCTTAAACGATTTTGGTTTGTCATACACAAGGCTTTGTGGGGTGTGATTATCATTTCTGTGGCTTTAAGCGTAGGCAGAGTGATTGAGGGAGGTGTGATGTGATTGAGCATTATATAGAGCTTTTGCCTATCGCTCTTGTGGGGATACTTGCTGGGATTGTAAGTTTTTTTAATGAAGAATCACAAGAGCAAGCACAGCACCGCTCCTCCTTAAAGGTTGCCCTAAAGAGTTTGCTCACCTCAAGCTTTTTGTGCGTGATTGTGTATGCAGTCCTTAGTGCTACCGATTTGCCCTATCTTGCACGAGTGGGTATAAGTGCGGCGATTGGATTTTTTGGCGTAGAGAAAGCTATCTCTTTGGCAAAAGAGCTTTTGGCTTTCAAAAATGGCAGAAGCAAAGGAGATACACAATGAGAGAAAATAAGATTTACAAGGTGGTGCGTTTTGTGATTATGATTTCCCTTGTGCTTTCTTTAGCACTCAATGTGTATTTGTATGAATTGCTTTTTTATTGATTTTTATCACTTATTTTTAAGGAGGAAAAATGTTTAAGCTTATTATCCAAAGGACGCGTATCAGCACGCTTGCAGACGCAAAAGGTGAGAAAACAACGATTGGCAATGCCACTTTGCTTGATAGTGAGGGCAAAGTGCTTTTTAAGTGGTTTAGCGGAGAAAATGGCTCTCAAAGTAGCGATGAGCGAGGCAAAGACCACCGCATAATGCCTCGCACCTATAAGCTCAAATGGAATTTTACCAAAACCGCAGTGGCAAAAAATGGCTTTAGAAATGTAGATTTTCAAACGTGGAAAGATAAAGTAGAGCCAAAATACCACGAGCGATACACCAAATGGGGCTTTAAAAATGTCGGGCTTTTGCTCTACACTCCTGCACTTCCAAGCTTTGAATCTCGCTGCATTTTTATTCATATTATGAATACAGGCAAAGATGTAGAGGGCTGCGTAGGTTTGGGAAAAGGAAGCAACAATACGGGAATCGTGGATTCTACTACCGCAATCCAAGAGTTTTATGACTTTGTGAAAAAGAATGGGGTAGAAAACTTTGAGGTGCAAATCAATGAGATTGGCAATTAACTAAATAAAAGGAGTTTAAAATGAACAACACACAAAAGGACAATTTGTTTTTAAGCGGAGGCATAATGTATTTGCAGCCTTATTTGCCTGATGGGAGCTTGAGTGAGCAAAAGTTTGATATGGGTGCGACAGAAATTACCCTCACTAGAGAGACAACTACCGCTACGGCTTTTACAAGAAGTGCTGGATTAAAGCAAAAAATCGCAGAAGTCGTAACCGAAGAGAACTATACGCTTAAAATCAAGTGCAATAGCTTCTCTCCTGCTAATTTAGCAAATGCGCTCGGCTCTGAAATTAAGGTTGTCTCTTTTGCTGCAGGCGAGAGGCTTCCTAGTGGAGAGGTGGCGGATATTGAGTATAGCTTTATCAAAATTGATGCAGGAAGCAACCCTTTGCTTAAGGCAAAACTCATTTTTGTAGGCACGCCAGTGCAAGCAAAACAAGTTATCGGCGTGGTATATGAGGCAAATATCAAAATGAGCGGTGATTTGCCTTTGATGAGTGAGGAATTTGCGACAATGGACTTTGAGGGCAGTGCGAACAAAACCGATGAGGGCTACTATACGCACTATATTCAGCAATCCGTAGAGGAAAGCGGACAAAGCCCACAACCGCCCACACCTACACCAGAGGAGACGCAAGAGCCTACAAGTGAGGTAAGTTTTCAGAGCTAAAGCAACGGCAATCGTGAGCGAAAACTCACAAATGTGAGTGATTTAAAAAAATAGGCAAGAGATACTCTTGCCACCATAAAATAAAATCGCACGAAGTGCCACCTTGAAAGCGTCATCGGGGTGGGGGATATATAAGGGGGAGGGAGCGATTTCGCAATTCAAGCCCCTCCCCCTTATAAAAGAAAAGGAAATAAAATAGTTAAGGAGAACACAATGAGTAAAAGTTTTGTATTTAAGGTAGAGCGAGGAAGCCTTGATTTTGATGCGATTTTAAGCACAGGGGAGACACTCAAACTCACTATATTAGAGAGTAACACCAACCAGCTCCAAGAGATTGAGGACAATAAAGAATCTTTGAGTAGCTTAGAGCTCACAAGAAAGCATTTGAGCGAAAATCTCAAAGGAGAGAGGGCGCAAGAGTTCATTGATGACTTAATGGAAAATGGCTCTTTGGCAGATTTTTATGTGGGTATAAACGAGCAATTTAGAGCACTTAAAGGTATCAAAAGAAAAAACTAATTCGCTGGGCAAAGGAGAGAGCGTTTTTAGCACAAGATAAGCAATCTGTGCCTTTGCCCATTGTGTTAGAGGATATAGAGGAGCAACTTTTGGCTCTTGGATTTAATCTTTGCTTGGAATTTAATGTGGGAGGAATGAGTGTTTTTAGGCACATTAATTATGCCATTTTAAAGGATTTTTGCCTTGTATATGGATTTGATAGTTTGGAGCTGCTGGGGTTATATAAAGAAATGATTGTGGAGATGGAAGCAATATGAAAAAAGTAGGCTTTGAAATTATCTTTAATGTCAAAGATGGCTCATTGCAAAAAGTCAATAAAGAGCTAGATTCTACAGCCAAAAAGAGCAGATACGCAAAAGAGCAAACAAGCTTATTAAATAAACAAGGCTCTGCATTTGGCTCTAGTATTGGAAAACTCACTCTTGGGCTTGGGGCTTTAGGGCTTGCCGCTCAAGGATTATCAATCCTTAAAGATGTGCTTGTTCAACCCATAAAAGAGGCGGTTGCGCTTAATGCACAATATGAGAATCTAGGCAACTCTATCGCCTCACTCATTTCTATTAACCACGAAAATATCACAGCCACAGGGGAGGTATTAAGCGCACAAGAAAAATGGCAACTCTCCTTAAAGGAATCCCAACAAACCATTGATGAGCTCAAAGAGAGTGGCTTAGAGTTAGGCTACTCTGTGAGTGATATGAGCGATATGTTTAAGGGATTTTACTCTACTGCGGGTGCTTCAATGAGCCTCTCTCAAGCCAAAAATGCTATGAAAGCCATAGCCGCAGCTGCAAATGTAAGTGGTGTAAGCGTGGATTCTCTAAAGGTTACATTAGATTCTCTAGGGAGTGGGATAGCCAATACCGCCACAGATTTTGGGCGATTTGTCAGTGCTATGGGGCTAAGCACAGAGGAGATGAGCAAGGCAAAACAAGAGGGCAAACTCTATGAACTCATTATGGAGAAGTTAGGACCCCTAAGTGAATCTGCTGCTTTTAGTGCAAATAGCTATGCGGTGAATATGGCAAAACTCAATTCTGTGATTGATGATTTGAAACAATCCGCGATTGCGCCTTATTTTGAGAATATAAAAAATGCTATCGCCTCTTGCACCGATACTTTAAGTAAAAATAAAGACAAAATAGTCCAATTTGCCCAAGCTATAATAGAGCACGCGCAAAATATGGTCAAGCCTTTTATTGAATTTGCAGATACGTTGTATTCTACTTTGAGTGAGGCTATATTGTTTGTAGCTCGTGCTTTTGGCTATGCTAGCTCGGAGGGCGATGCGTTTAATGTTATCCTTAATATCGCCCTAAGTGCTTCAACTATTCTTTCTCACGCTTTATCTAGCTTAGTCAATAGCATTAAGCTTGTTATCAATTCATTTAAACTCCTTATTAATAGTGCGCAGGTGGCATATCACGCCATAAATGCGGCACTTAGCTTTGGTGAAAATAGTGCCTATCATACCAAGCAAATAGAATTGCTCAATGCCAAAGATAAAGAGCTCAAAAATGCAATTATGGGCAATATCAAAGGCTATGCGGAGATTTATGCCTCTGGGATAGAAAAAATCAAAGATATTTGGAAACAAAAAACCAAAGAAGATAAGCAAAAACCCAAAGAGCAAAGCACTCTTGTGGGGAAAAGTGCAAATTCTGCGAATTTTAGCAAAAATGGTGCAAATAAGGGCACATCTGAGCTAGATTTGTTGAGGAGCTATTTTGAGAGTGAGTTTCTTTTGAGAGAGAAAAATATCGCGTTAATGCAACAAGGAAAAAACAAAGAATTAGAGCTAGAAATTCTCCGCTATGATAGGAGCATTACTCATCTCAACCTTGAGCTTAAAGCAAAGATTAAAAGTGGAAAACTCTCTATTTCTCAAGCAAATGAGCTTTATTCCCTAGAACTTAAGCTCCACGAGCAAAAAATGCAGCATATACGAGAATATTCACAAACATATGAAGACCTCAAGCGCAATATCAATTCTGCCCTTGATGAGAATATCAATAGCGCATTTAATGGCAAGTTTAACAATTTTCAAAGCCTAAGCACGCAAATATTTTCATCTATGCAAAGCTCTATCACCAAAGGTTTTGCTACTTCTATCTCTGCTGCTTTTATGGAAACACAAGTAATGGAATCTATGACAAAAACGCTCTCTTATGCTATTGAGGGTGTTTCTAGTAAGGGTGCGCTTGGAGGCATTGTTGGGCAAATTAGCTCTATACAAATAGGGGATTCAAATCTAGGTGAAGTCGCAGGCGTAGCTCTTGCAGGATATGGTATGGGTAATGTCGCTGGTGGCTTGGTTGGCAATTTTTTGGGCGATGAAGCAAATGCGCAAAAAACGCAAAAGAGTGCAAATAATGGCGCAATGGCAGGAGCTGCGGCTGGAGCAGCGATTGGTAGTTTTGTGCCTGTGATTGGCACAGCCATTGGCGGGATTGTAGGCGGACTTGTTGGAGGCATTGGCGGGGCGTTGTTTGGGAGCTTTAGCTCAAGTAAAAGAAGCACCACCGCAAAGGGCATAGAACTCACTCAAAGCGCGACAAAGCAAAATGTGAGCGCACGCGAATTTGCCGATGTCAAAGAAACCAAAAAGAAATATTGGGGACTTAAAAAGAGCACGAGCACTTGGAGGGAATTTTATGCCGCAGATAATCAATCGCTAAGGAATATCAAAAATGCCATAAGGGGCTATGAATACCTTTTGGAAGATATTGGCGGTGGTATCAAAGAGATAGTCATCAAACAAGGGCAATACAAAGATTATGCAGATATTGTAAATGCTGGGGCAAAGGAGCTCATAAGAAGCTTTTATGACGCTCCAAGCAAGGCTTTAAAAGAGCATCATATCGCCCCAAATATTGATGAGATTTATAATGTGTGGGCGGAATATGCTAAGAGCGTGGATAAACAGGTAAGCGAGGCATTAAGTGAAAGCCTCACTGCCTTTAGCACTACGGGGCAGAATTTTCAAACTTGGCTGTATAACTTTAAAGGACAAAGTGAGCAAGCCTTAAAATACCAAGAAGAGCTTGCGCGCAAGCAAGTGCAGAGAATCACCGATAGTTTGGGCGTGAGTGATATAAATATTGATAATTACCTAAGCTATCGCGAAGAGGCGATAAAAAAAGGCTTTGACCCACAAACCATTGAGCAAATTAATGCTTTGGGTGAGGCTTTAATGCAAAGTGCGGACGCGAGCAAAAAATACGAGGAAGCACTCAAAGGCGAGAATAAAACCAAACTCAACCTCATTGACCCCTTTTTGGAGAAAACAAAGAAGCTAGAAGAGTATAAAATGGAGCAAGATAGAGATAATGAAAAGCTCCAAGTGAATATGCTCACTACACTCAAATCACTTTTGCGCACAAGCCAAGAGAATTTAGAACTTTTGGGCGGTGGGCGATGAAAATCCTAACACGTGGTGATATTATCATTATGGAATCTAATCTCATTGAAAGCAGCGCAAGCTTCAAGCAAGGCGAGGCATACACAAAGGGTGATAAAGTCAATGATGGCAAATTTATCTATCAAGCTTTGAGCGATAATGTGGATAAGCCCTTGAGTGAGCAAAGCGTATGGGAGCGGTGCGGAAGCACGAATGAATGGGCGTGTTTTGATTATTATCTCAATACCCAAAGTGAAGCAAAAGAGGAGATTTACCTTAACTTTAGCTGCTATGGTGCAAAGGCTTTATACATAAGCGGACTTGAGGCGAAGTATTTAAGCATTGAAGTGATAGATTCGCACACAGCAAAAGTGATTGAAAGCAAAGAATATAAGCTTTATGGGCAAAATATTGCTTCTTGGAGCGAATACTTTTTTGGGCATTGGGGCAGAAAATTTAAGCGAAATATTTATTATGAATGCTCCACTTTTACGCGTAATGTGAGTTTTAGGATTAGGGCGTATGGCACAAGTATCGTGCGTATAGGCTCAATTATCTGTGGGGATTTATTAGAGCTTGCTACCACGCTTTATGATGGGAATGCTATCTCTATGCTTGATTTTTCCAAAGTCCAAACAGATGAGAGCGGCAACACACAGCTCACAAAGGGCAATTTCAAGCGCACGAATGCTTTTAATATCATTGTCCCTGATAGTGAGCTAGATAGGGTGGGCTATGAATTAGCGGAGCTAAGAGGCGAGGCGGTAGTGTTTGTGATAGCCACAAACTATGAAGTTTTAATCAATTTTGCCTTTCTTAAAAATCACGAGATACTGCTAAGCAAAGTCGGTAGAAGCATTGTGAGCATTGAGATTGAAGGATTGATATAAATATGAAGGAGATTGTATGATTGAACGCATTAAAACACCATTTAAAGGGCTTTTTAAGCCCAAAATCAAACTTAATCCTATTTATTTAAACGATGTTCCCTCATCTTTGCCTTATTCAAAGGTAAAAAGTGCCTTGAATGCGGAGAGTTTAAGCGAACTCATTGCGTGTTTTGAGCATTTTAAACGTTTTGATACGCAAATTGCAAGTGAAATCAACAAGCGCAAGGTGCAGCTTATCGGAAAGCCCATTGTCGTAGAGAGTGAAGACACACATCAAGATATGTTTTTAAAAACCTTGATTAAAACGCGGCATTTTAGGAAATTCCTCTATGAATGTAGCTCATCTTTAGCCTATGGATTCAGCTCTTTTGTTTTAAACTATGAGCAAAACGCACTTGGCGGAATCTATCCTAAGCCCGATTTTATCTCGTATCGTTATTTTGAAAGCGACCAAGATAAAAGAGTGTATGTCGCACAAGGTGGCAACAAAATGTATATTGATACAACAAATGAGATTTGGACACATTACCACCCAAATGATAGCGGGAATATCTTAGAGCAGAGCTTGATGTATAAAATCGTGTGCATCGCGAGTTTGAAATATGCCTCATTAATGAAATATATGACTTACCTTGATAGCTTTTCTGTGCCGCCTATTATCATTAAAAGTGATGGGGCAAATTCCAAAGAGGAGGCAAAAGAGATTCTTAAATCCGCCCTTTCTCTAAGGAGCAATTCTGTGGCACTCTTTGGCGCAAGTGATACGATAGAAGTGATAAATGGCAATGTGGATAAAGGCACATTTTTGGAGTTTTTGCGCTATTGTGATGAGTGTATTTCTAAGGTTATCACAGGGCAGGTTTTGGCTGGAAACTCCACGCAAAATGGCACACAGGCTCTAGGACTTGTGCATAATGAAGTGCAAAAGAGCGTGTGCGAGTTTGACGCACTGCTTTTAAGTGAGAGCATACAAGGGCTTTTAGAGGAGACTTTAAAGCTTAATTTTGCCACCCCTGCACCTTTTAAATTTGAAATTGATACCAACACCGAAAAAGATGAGAAACTTCAAGCCGATACTTATTTGATTTTATCTCAAATGGGTGTGAAAATCCCACTAGAGCATTTAGAGAAAACCTTTAAAATCACAGGCTTATCCTATCAAAGCAATATAGAATCTACACCTTTTATATCAGATGCGCCAAATCTTAGTTTAAACAAGATTGGGGATACAGAGCAGACTATCCACACTATCAAGGGGCAGACTGATTTTGAGCTTTTAGAGCTGCTTAAAGACTGCAAAAACTATGATGAGGCTATTGCTACACTCTCCAAATCCTACACAGGAGAAGACTTGCTTGTAAAAGAGCAAGAGCTTATGAATTATTTGCTCAATGCCAAGCTCTTAGGCTTTGAAAGTATCAAGGAGGCGTAATGCTCCATTTTGATTTTTCACTGCCACCCACCGCTGCCATTGCCTCGCTTCAAGCCAAAAAGCCCGAAGTTTTAAAAGATGAGGCGCGGCTTAAGCACAATATTTACAATCGCGTCTTTACGATTAAGGGCATTGCCGATGTGGATTTATTAAGCGATATACAAAAGAGCTTGAGTGAAAATCTGCTCAAAGGTGAAGACTTTAAGATATGGAAATCCCAAGCCCAAAGCTTGCTTGCAAGTGCGAATACCGCGCTTAGCCCAAAGAGATTAGAGCAAATCTATACGCAAAATATCCTTAGTGCATACAATCAAGGGAGAAAAGAAGCGCAATTTGCCCTCAAAGGTGAGATATATTTGCGTTATGTGAGCGCAAATGATTCACGCGTAAGGGCAAGTCATAGAATCTTGCACGGCATTGTCTTGCCAAGAGAGCACCCCTTTTGGGAGAAGCATTATCCGGGGCAAGATTTTGGGTGCAGATGTAGGGCAGAAGCCTATACCAAAGGGCAACTAGAAAGAGCAGGGCTTAAGGTCTCAATGAGTGAAGAGGCACTCGCAGCTTTCAGGGCAAATCCACCAAAGCCACAAAACGAGGATAATCTCAAGGATTTAAGGGATATTATCGCCGCCAAACTTAATGCCCATAGGGGTAATCCTCACGCCCAAGTAAGACTTAGAGGGATTTTAAGAGAGTTAGAGCAAAGAAATGAGCGATTTAAACGAATAAATGGGCTTTTTACCCAAGCGGCGCAAAAGCAAAATAAGAGTGTAGATTCTAAAATTGTGTCTATTGCTAAGACTACACCAAAGCTTAAAAATGAGCTAGGCACAAATGCAGATGAAATTTTATTGAGTGGTTGGACACTACGCACACATACTCATCATAGCAATGTGGATAGCTTTGATTATTCATTAGTGGAGGATATGCTAGGGAGTGAATATAGGGTGAAGCATAGCAAGGAGGGGCATATTGTGTATTTTTCTAAGCTAGGTTACCACTATAAAGCTGTATTTAAAAAGGCAGTCAATGATAAGGGGGAAGAAGAGATATATTTGCAGAGCTTAGTTAAAGGAAGTAAAAAGATATGAGGTCGCAAACCTCTTGACTAAGTGCTGGAAGCTGATTTCCAACAATAACCCTTTCAGAGATAGCTACTCCTCTTAACACGCTCCCGTGCAGACAGCTAAATTTTTGGCTTAGCAAGGAGCATTATACCACAATTTTATAAAAGGAGACACAATGCCAAAAACCATACCCCTTGCACAATGTGTAAAAATAATGCAAGATATGCAAGCTAAAGCCAATGATTTAGAGCCTGTAATGGCGCATATTGCTAATGCTTTGTATAATAGCACAAGTCAATCTTTTGAGAAAGAGAGTTCGCCATTTGGGGAGAAATGGACGCCTCTTGCTCCCTCTACCCTCAAAAAATCAAAGGGCATAAAGAAAAAGCTCATAGATAAGGGCAAGCTGGTAAAGAGTATCCATACTGCGCACACTTCCACACAGGCAAGCATTGGCACAAATATCAAATACGCCGCTATTCATCAATTTGGCGGTTATGCAGGGAGAGGACATAAAAGCAAGATTCCACAAAGAGCTTTTTTACCCATAGATAAAGAGGGCAATATCCCAAAGAATGTGCAAGAGGATATAAAGGAGGCAGTCATAGATTATATGC
Coding sequences:
- a CDS encoding DUF5675 family protein, which gives rise to MFKLIIQRTRISTLADAKGEKTTIGNATLLDSEGKVLFKWFSGENGSQSSDERGKDHRIMPRTYKLKWNFTKTAVAKNGFRNVDFQTWKDKVEPKYHERYTKWGFKNVGLLLYTPALPSFESRCIFIHIMNTGKDVEGCVGLGKGSNNTGIVDSTTAIQEFYDFVKKNGVENFEVQINEIGN
- a CDS encoding phage minor head protein, encoding MLHFDFSLPPTAAIASLQAKKPEVLKDEARLKHNIYNRVFTIKGIADVDLLSDIQKSLSENLLKGEDFKIWKSQAQSLLASANTALSPKRLEQIYTQNILSAYNQGRKEAQFALKGEIYLRYVSANDSRVRASHRILHGIVLPREHPFWEKHYPGQDFGCRCRAEAYTKGQLERAGLKVSMSEEALAAFRANPPKPQNEDNLKDLRDIIAAKLNAHRGNPHAQVRLRGILRELEQRNERFKRINGLFTQAAQKQNKSVDSKIVSIAKTTPKLKNELGTNADEILLSGWTLRTHTHHSNVDSFDYSLVEDMLGSEYRVKHSKEGHIVYFSKLGYHYKAVFKKAVNDKGEEEIYLQSLVKGSKKI
- a CDS encoding phage holin family protein; this translates as MIEHYIELLPIALVGILAGIVSFFNEESQEQAQHRSSLKVALKSLLTSSFLCVIVYAVLSATDLPYLARVGISAAIGFFGVEKAISLAKELLAFKNGRSKGDTQ
- a CDS encoding phage virion morphogenesis protein, which codes for MPKTIPLAQCVKIMQDMQAKANDLEPVMAHIANALYNSTSQSFEKESSPFGEKWTPLAPSTLKKSKGIKKKLIDKGKLVKSIHTAHTSTQASIGTNIKYAAIHQFGGYAGRGHKSKIPQRAFLPIDKEGNIPKNVQEDIKEAVIDYMLEDFKS
- a CDS encoding phage portal protein family protein; this encodes MIERIKTPFKGLFKPKIKLNPIYLNDVPSSLPYSKVKSALNAESLSELIACFEHFKRFDTQIASEINKRKVQLIGKPIVVESEDTHQDMFLKTLIKTRHFRKFLYECSSSLAYGFSSFVLNYEQNALGGIYPKPDFISYRYFESDQDKRVYVAQGGNKMYIDTTNEIWTHYHPNDSGNILEQSLMYKIVCIASLKYASLMKYMTYLDSFSVPPIIIKSDGANSKEEAKEILKSALSLRSNSVALFGASDTIEVINGNVDKGTFLEFLRYCDECISKVITGQVLAGNSTQNGTQALGLVHNEVQKSVCEFDALLLSESIQGLLEETLKLNFATPAPFKFEIDTNTEKDEKLQADTYLILSQMGVKIPLEHLEKTFKITGLSYQSNIESTPFISDAPNLSLNKIGDTEQTIHTIKGQTDFELLELLKDCKNYDEAIATLSKSYTGEDLLVKEQELMNYLLNAKLLGFESIKEA